One part of the Vitis riparia cultivar Riparia Gloire de Montpellier isolate 1030 chromosome 6, EGFV_Vit.rip_1.0, whole genome shotgun sequence genome encodes these proteins:
- the LOC117916548 gene encoding UDP-D-apiose/UDP-D-xylose synthase 2-like, producing the protein MASAARLDLDGNAIKPMTICMIGAGGFIGSHLCEKLMAETMHKVLAVDVYSDKIKHLLEPATHPWSDRIQFHRINIKHDSRLEGLIKMADLTINLAAICTPADYNTRPLDTIYSNFIDALPVVKYCSENNKRLIHFSTCEVYGKTIGSFLPKDSPLWQDPTYYVLKEDASPCIFGPIEKQRWSYACAKQLIERLIYAEGAENDLEFTIVRPFNWIGPRMDFIPGIDGPSEGVPRVLACFSNNLLRHEPLKLVDGGQSQRTFVYIRDAIEAVLLMIDNPARANGHIFNVGNPNNEVTVRQLAEMMTEVYAKVSGEPSLEVPTVDVSSKEFYGEGYDDSDKRIPDMTIINKQLGWNPKTSLWDLLESTLTYQHRTYAEAIKQAIAKPVAS; encoded by the exons ATGGCGTCAGCGGCGAGGCTAGATCTGGACGGAAACGCCATCAAGCCCATGACGATTTGTATGATCGGCGCCGGAGGATTCATAGGATCGCACCTCTGCGAGAAGCTTATGGCCGAGACGATGCATAAGGTCTTGGCCGTTGACGTCTACAGTGACAAGATCAAGCACCTTCTCGAGCCGGCTACGCATCCTTGGTCCGATCGCATTCAGTTTCACCGCATCAACATCAAGCACGATTCGAGGCTCGAAGGACTCATCAAGATGGCAGATCTG ACTATCAATCTGGCGGCGATCTGTACTCCCGCGGACTACAATACTCGTCCTCTCGATACGATTTACAGCAATTTCATTGATGCCCTTCCAGTG GTGAAATACTGTTCGGAGAACAACAAGCGTCTCATTCACTTCTCGACTTGTGAAGTCTATGGGAAAACGATTGGGAGCTTTCTTCCCAAAGATTCACCCCTCTGGCAG GATCCCACTTACTATGTCCTCAAAGAAGATGCCTCCCCCTGCATTTTTGGTCCGATTGAGAAGCAGAGGTGGTCCTATGCCTGTGCAAAGCAATTGATTGAGAGGTTGATTTATG CTGAGGGTGCCGAGAATGACCTAGAGTTCACCATTGTGAGGCCCTTTAACTGGATTGGGCCCAGAATGGATTTTATTCCTGGCATTGATGGTCCTAGCGAGGGCGTTCCAAGGGTTCTGGCATGCTTCAGTAAT AACCTTCTTCGTCATGAGCCACTCAAGCTTGTGGATGGTGGCCAATCCCAGAGAACCTTTGTTTACATAAGGGATGCTATTGAAGCAGTCTTGTTGATGATT GATAATCCTGCCAGGGCTAATGGTCACATCTTCAATGTGGGCAACCCCAACAATGAGGTTACTGTTAGGCAGCTTGCAGAAATGATGACTGAG GTTTATGCAAAGGTAAGTGGGGAACCTTCTTTGGAGGTACCAACTGTGGATGTAAGCTCCAAAGAATTCTATGGTGAGGGATATGATGACAGTGACAAGAGAATTCCAGACATGACCATAATCAATAAACAACTTG GTTGGAACCCTAAGACATCGCTCTGGGATTTGCTTGAGTCAACCCTCACCTATCAACACAGGACATATGCTGAGGCTATTAAGCAGGCCATTGCGAAACCAGTTGCATCTTGA